The following is a genomic window from Sedimenticola thiotaurini.
CCATTGACTTCATGAAAGAGAAACTGGGACGGGCACATCAGATGCGCTTTGGTGCTTACTCGCTGTATGCCAGCAATCGGCGTACGCAGGAGAAGCAGCCCACTGTCGCTGCCAAATAGTCAGGTCTTCCCGACACCCCTGCCACATATGGCTGGCAGGGGATTTTGCCCTCCTACCCCCGGAGGGCATTCTTTTTATCCACCTGTCTGTGCGGAGTTCCTTTTATGAGCATAGTGAAGCAGCGCGGGTTATATGCCATAGCCGTTATACTACTGGGCGCCCTGATGACGCACCATCCGATTGCGCGTAGCGCCACCCAGTCATCGACTGCTGTAGAACCAACGGTACTGGCCCCTTTCTATACCAAGGCCCTGTATGATCCGCCGGAAGCGGGCACTTATGAATTACCACCCATTGGCATGGCCGCTGACGGAAATGTGATAGACACGAAAGGCAACAAGCGTCGATTGCATGAATTCTTCAGCGATGGAAAAGTTATCCTGCTGAGTTTTATCTACAGCACCTGCAATGATGTCAATGGTTGCCCGCTGGCCACGGCAGTGATGTACGAGATACAGAAAAGAATAAGAAATGATCCATTCCTACGTGATCGGTTCGAGATGGTGAGTCTCAGTTTTGATCCGATCTACGACACACCGGAAGTGATGGCCCTTTACGGCAAAGGTTATACAAAAGACAACAACTGGCGTTTCCTGACCACTGCCTCAAACGACGACTTGCAGCCCATACTCGACAGTTACCAGCAATCGGTGATTCGCGACTATGACGAGAACGGCAAGGAGCTGGCAAGTTTCTCCCACATACTCCGGGTATTCCTGATCGATCCGGAAAAACGGATCAGAAACATATACAGCGTCTCTTTCCTCAATCCTGGCCTGATCATTAACGATGCCAAGACAGTTCTGATGAGTGACTCCCAGGCACCGGCAGAGGATAACCTGGTCAAGGTGGCAAGCCTTTCCAGGCCCGGTGATTACAAGGTGGGTTATGAGACCAAGGATTATGTGACCAACAGTCAATCGGTTGCCGATCGTACCGGTAAGGAGGCGGATTTGAGCGCTTACCTGGTAAAGCCTCCCCTTGGTCTGCCAGCCATTCCGCAACCCGAGAACAACCCGATTACCCAGGCAAAGGTACAGTTGGGTAGAAAACTCTTCTACGACCGTCGCTTATCTCTGAACAACACCTTCTCCTGTGCCATGTGCCATATCCCGGAGCAAGGCTTCAGTAATAACGAGCTGGCTATTGCGGTTGGCCTGGAAGGGCGCAGTGGACGGCGCAACTCGCCAACCATCTATAACGTCGCCTATCTTAAAAAACTGTTCCATGACGGGCGCGAAGAGTCGCTGGAGCAGCAAGTGTGGGGGCCGTTACTGGCTTTCAACGAAATGGCCAATCCATCGGTAGGTGCGGTGATCTCCAAGATACGCAATATTCCCGATTACAAGGGACTTTTCGAGGCGGCTTTTGATGGCCGGGGTGTGAGTATGGAGACACTCGGCATGGCCATAGCCAGCTATGAAAGGCTCCTGGTATCCGGCAACTCACCGTTCGATCGCTGGTACTATGGCGGCGAGAAAAATGCCCTTAACGATGCGGCCAAACGCGGCTTTGACCTGTTCGTTGGTAAGGCGGGTTGTGTAAGCTGCCACACCATCGGTGAGAAGAGTGCGCTGTTTACCGATGATGCTATGCACAACACCGGCATGGGCTACCGGGAATCCATGGGGATCAAACCAGAGTCGCAGAAGATGCTGGTGGCTCCGGGCATCTATATGAATATCAGCCAGGATATTATTGCCGAGACCGGTTTCCAGCCGATTGGTGATGTGGGGCTCTATGAAGTGACCCAGAATCCGGCTGATCGCTGGAAGTACCACACCCCATCCCTGCGTAATGTCGCCCTGACAGCGCCCTATATGCACAACGGGGCCCTGAGTACCCTGCGCGAAGTGGTGGACTTCTACAACGAAGGCGGGGTAGAGAATGAACTGCTGGATGTGCTGATCAAACCACTCGGCCTGACCGACCGCGAGTGTGACGATCTGGTGGCCTTTATGGAGAGCCTGACAGGTGATAATGTGGACACCATTGTGGCGGACGCATTTGCTGCCCCTATTGGTGATTTAACAAAAGAGGACCCCGACTGGGCTCACTAGAAGGTAAATTATGACTAAGATAAAGTGGTTTGGCCTAGTACTCTGGTTGATCTGCGGATATGTGCTGGCGGGAGAGAGTATGTCGCCGGTGGAGCCACCCAAAGCGGTTGCCGATTTTACGCTGCCGGGGATTGATGGTAATCAGCAGCGGCTGAAGGATCTGCAGGGCAAGTATGTACTGGTCAACTTCTGGGCCGTCTGGTGTGGACCCTGCCGGGCCGAGATGCCCTCCCTGGACCGTGCTTACCAGCAGTTGAAGGGTGATCAGTTTGAACTGCTGGCGATTCATGCCGGCCCCAGTATGGAACATGCCCAGGGTTATGCCGAGGAGCTGAAGCTCACCTTTCCCATAGTGGTGGATGAGGATCTGGAGCTGACCAGCTGGGGCGTGCGGGGATTACCCACCACCTTCCTGATCGACCCGGAAGGTCGCATTGTGGCCGAAGCCGTCGGTGAACGGGTGTGGGATGACGCTGCCATGCTGAAAGTGATCAGGGACTACATGGAGTAGGTCTGGGGTCACCTGCAGTCGCTCTCGGCCACCAGGCAGTCGAAGCTAGGCCACAGGCCACTGCTTTCCGGGTAGTCACACGTAAGATCAATAACAGGCCTGATGACCTCCCCTGAAACTTTCACTTCAGGGGAGGTTTTTTTATGGGTTGTCCATTTCCAGCACCCGGTGGGCTATCACCAGCTACCCGGGTGCCAGATGGAACAAACCACTGGTAAGGGAGACGTGATTATTACCAACCAAGGGGGACGACCATAATTGATCGTCCGGGGTGGTAGGGGAGGGACCTTTAATTACGGGATCTGTCTGTAGGGTTAGGTGCAGGCGCAGTTGTTAGTGCCAGATGAGGCTGGGGATATAGCCACATGTAATCAATGGGTTATTTCATCTTTTTAACCATTCCTGCTAATACAGCGCATGTTCAGCTAGCCAAATACCGGTGAACAAACCATCTTGGTCAGATCGGGAGGTTTGATAGTTGATCAAGCGGGCGGTGATAAAAAGTATTCATAAAGCCACTGATCGGACGATTGTCGTTCACTCAGGCAAGCCTTCGAACTCAGGTATCCCATCCAACCCGTTCTCCCAGGCTGGTCTGCTGGATACAAAAATATGTGCTGTTGGTGTCATCGAGACTTCCGTGTCCAGACAACCTGCTGGGACCACGAGTAAACCCGCCTCCTGAACGCTCGGCAATGCCGAGCCGCATAGCTTACAAAAGCTTTTACTATGACGTGTGCCCGGAAGCGTGAAAGAAGTTACAGCCTCCGTTCCCGATCGCCAGGTCAATTTAGCCGTCTGGGAAAATAAATTTGCCGCGTGGGCAGATCCCGTATCCTTTTGGCAATGCTGGCAATGACACAGGTAAAAACTGTCGAAATCGCCATGCACCTCAAATCTGACGGTGCCACACAAACAAGAACCAGAATAATCAGACATCAGAA
Proteins encoded in this region:
- a CDS encoding TlpA disulfide reductase family protein, whose amino-acid sequence is MTKIKWFGLVLWLICGYVLAGESMSPVEPPKAVADFTLPGIDGNQQRLKDLQGKYVLVNFWAVWCGPCRAEMPSLDRAYQQLKGDQFELLAIHAGPSMEHAQGYAEELKLTFPIVVDEDLELTSWGVRGLPTTFLIDPEGRIVAEAVGERVWDDAAMLKVIRDYME
- a CDS encoding cytochrome c peroxidase; protein product: MSIVKQRGLYAIAVILLGALMTHHPIARSATQSSTAVEPTVLAPFYTKALYDPPEAGTYELPPIGMAADGNVIDTKGNKRRLHEFFSDGKVILLSFIYSTCNDVNGCPLATAVMYEIQKRIRNDPFLRDRFEMVSLSFDPIYDTPEVMALYGKGYTKDNNWRFLTTASNDDLQPILDSYQQSVIRDYDENGKELASFSHILRVFLIDPEKRIRNIYSVSFLNPGLIINDAKTVLMSDSQAPAEDNLVKVASLSRPGDYKVGYETKDYVTNSQSVADRTGKEADLSAYLVKPPLGLPAIPQPENNPITQAKVQLGRKLFYDRRLSLNNTFSCAMCHIPEQGFSNNELAIAVGLEGRSGRRNSPTIYNVAYLKKLFHDGREESLEQQVWGPLLAFNEMANPSVGAVISKIRNIPDYKGLFEAAFDGRGVSMETLGMAIASYERLLVSGNSPFDRWYYGGEKNALNDAAKRGFDLFVGKAGCVSCHTIGEKSALFTDDAMHNTGMGYRESMGIKPESQKMLVAPGIYMNISQDIIAETGFQPIGDVGLYEVTQNPADRWKYHTPSLRNVALTAPYMHNGALSTLREVVDFYNEGGVENELLDVLIKPLGLTDRECDDLVAFMESLTGDNVDTIVADAFAAPIGDLTKEDPDWAH
- a CDS encoding GFA family protein, with the translated sequence MSDYSGSCLCGTVRFEVHGDFDSFYLCHCQHCQKDTGSAHAANLFSQTAKLTWRSGTEAVTSFTLPGTRHSKSFCKLCGSALPSVQEAGLLVVPAGCLDTEVSMTPTAHIFVSSRPAWENGLDGIPEFEGLPE